The following coding sequences are from one Candidatus Aegiribacteria sp. window:
- the trpS gene encoding tryptophan--tRNA ligase yields MSIEKKRILTGDRPTGPLHLGHYVGSLQNRVKLQNEYDTFIVVADVQTLSTNFDHPEHLPVDVRQVTLDNLSVGLDPEIVNIFIQSMVPQIAELTVFFSMFVTVNRLRHNPTIKTEASQHGFEENMTYGFLGYPVSQAADILFCRSDIVPVGEDQLPVVEVSRFIARRFNELYANVFPEPEGLKGETARLVGLDGRAKMSKSLRNCIYLSDPSKDVREKLMSAVTDPARIHKDDPGHPEICTIFSYHQAFNGEESSDIEERCRLGTIGCVACKKRLFQVIEETLEPIRERRVQFERPGRVDEILRRGTEAACIEGKKTVQLVREAMHTNYFD; encoded by the coding sequence ATGAGCATTGAAAAAAAACGTATCTTAACGGGGGACAGACCCACTGGACCTCTTCATCTTGGGCATTACGTTGGATCACTGCAGAACAGGGTGAAGCTGCAAAATGAGTACGATACTTTCATAGTTGTGGCCGATGTACAGACTCTTTCTACGAATTTCGACCATCCGGAACACCTTCCGGTCGATGTAAGACAGGTTACACTGGATAATCTTTCCGTTGGTCTTGATCCGGAAATCGTTAATATTTTTATTCAGAGTATGGTTCCACAGATTGCGGAGCTTACCGTTTTCTTTTCGATGTTCGTCACCGTTAACCGGCTGCGGCACAACCCCACCATCAAGACTGAAGCCAGTCAGCATGGTTTTGAAGAGAACATGACCTACGGATTCCTGGGTTATCCTGTGAGCCAGGCTGCGGATATTCTTTTCTGCAGATCTGATATCGTACCGGTTGGAGAGGATCAGCTTCCTGTAGTAGAAGTGTCCCGCTTCATAGCCAGGAGGTTCAATGAGCTTTATGCCAATGTCTTTCCGGAGCCGGAGGGATTGAAGGGCGAGACCGCAAGGCTGGTCGGGCTGGACGGCCGGGCCAAGATGTCCAAATCCCTGCGGAACTGCATTTATCTCAGTGATCCTTCAAAGGACGTCAGGGAAAAGTTGATGTCAGCTGTAACCGATCCTGCCAGGATTCATAAGGATGATCCGGGACATCCGGAAATATGTACGATCTTCTCCTACCATCAGGCCTTCAATGGTGAAGAATCCTCGGATATCGAGGAGCGGTGCCGATTGGGAACCATAGGTTGCGTTGCATGCAAGAAAAGGCTCTTTCAGGTAATAGAGGAAACTCTTGAACCCATTCGGGAACGGAGAGTTCAGTTCGAAAGACCTGGTCGTGTAGATGAAATTCTCAGAAGAGGTACTGAAGCGGCGTGCATTGAAGGAAAAAAGACGGTACAGCTCGTTCGTGAAGCCATGCACACGAATTATTTTGACTGA